A window from Plasmodium relictum strain SGS1 genome assembly, chromosome: 7 encodes these proteins:
- the HU gene encoding bacterial histone-like protein, putative: protein MYVILYFFFFIFKIVISRRAFINVHKNNIINSKISVSNPYNKNALYQTSSKIPISQAITKKQIIEEVSMETKESKKTVEKIMNGIFDNIYKHLENNEKIYIHKFGMYYNVYRKKRCIKNMRTKEDIHIESSHMPHFKFSKVFKDLIKVNVKVKKDKSDDDENELEEENFHKENINESFKENVNEKLIY, encoded by the exons atgtacGTTATActgtattttttctttttcatatttaaaatagtTATTTCACGTCGAGCTTTTATTAATGTTCATAAGAACAATATTATTAACAGCAAAATTAGCGTAAGTAATCCATATAACAAAAATGCATTATATCAGACTTCCTCTAAAATTCCTATATCACAg GCAATTACAAAGAAACAAATAATAGAAGAAGTTTCAATGGAAACAAAAGAGAGCAAAAAAACTgttgaaaaaataatgaatggaatttttgataatatttataaacatttagaaaataatgaaaaaatttatattcacAAATTTGGTATGTATTATAAtgtttatagaaaaaaaagatgtattaaaaatatgagaACAAAAGAAGATATTCATATAGAAAGTAGCCATATGCCTCATTTTAAATTCTCCAAAGTATTTAAGGacttaataaaagtaaacgtaaaagtaaaaaaagacaaatcagatgatgatgaaaatgaattagaagaagaaaattttcataaggaaaatattaatgaaagttttaaagaaaatgtaaatgaaaagttgatttactaa